Proteins from a single region of Choloepus didactylus isolate mChoDid1 chromosome 10, mChoDid1.pri, whole genome shotgun sequence:
- the LOC119545214 gene encoding cysteine-rich PDZ-binding protein-like — MVCKKCEKKLGAVITPDTWKDGAESGGRKLNENKALTSKKARFDPYGKNKFSTCRICKSSVHQPGSHYCQGCAYKKGICAMCGKKVLDTKTYKQTSF, encoded by the coding sequence ATGGTATGcaagaaatgtgaaaagaaacTTGGTGCTGTCATCACTCCAGATACTTGGAAAGATGGCGCAGAAAGTGGTGGAAGAAAGCTGAATGAAAACAAAGCTTTGACGTCAAAAAAAGCAAGATTTGATCCATATGGAAAGAATAAATTCTCCACTTGTAGAATTTGTAAAAGTTCTGTGCACCAACCAGGTTCTCATTACTGTCAGGGTTGTGCCTATAAAAAGGGCATCTGTGCAATGTGTGGAAAAAAGGTTTTGGATACAAAAACCTACAAGCAAACATCTTTCTAG